The sequence below is a genomic window from Perca flavescens isolate YP-PL-M2 chromosome 24, PFLA_1.0, whole genome shotgun sequence.
TGTGAAGAAATgtagaaatgaacaattatctACTAAAGAAGAGCTGAAGAGAAAAAGCTGCTGATTGTGATTtagtttttcttgttgtttaatttatttcattggTTTTAAAAGGATTGTGGAATTTCTCAACCAATACACAGGATCATGTAAAGCCATGACAAGACCAAACATTACAGTAAACTATAGAACTACACTAAAAAGCttacaaatataatgtaataaaatatattttaaaagccTTTAAACCAATGTAGCCTCAGACACACTTCAAAATCAAATTGAGTCCAGTATATAGCTCAGATTCTTTGATTAagtttaatatttatatataaataaaataattaaaaaaaatcagttaaCTTGGATACACCCCCTTAGACAAAAATGAAGACCAGATGAGATAACCATAATATTCAAGACAATAAAATACCAAAAGAGACAAACCGTAAACCCAGTAGCCatattatgtactgtatatgtgataAAACAATAAGCAGTGTATGTCTCTCCACAGCACAGGGCTTCTTATGGTGCCCTCCAGAAAGCTTAAGTACTGTCACcaatttttaaagattatttttttttgggcattttaggcctttaatgataggacagctgaagaagtgaaaggggagagagagggggaatgacatgcagctaagggctgcaggtcggaatcgaacccgggtccgctgcggcgaggtgtaaacctctacacatggctgcccgctctaccaacagAGCTATCTGGGTGCCTGTCACCAATTTTTTATGTAAACATTAAATCTTGCAAACCGTTTGACATTTTTTCCAAACGCTGCCAtcctagccatctcacaagcccactcccGGATTGACAGCACCCCTTCGTTCTTCCATCCGCTGGCTATgattaaactagtctggacccagcttcttatgagCTTACCTATCCCGCTTAGGATTGActcatctcccagaacaaagtCTTGGGCTGAAtgcaatggaaataagtctttgGGCTTTATTGTGTCATCCCTGACTATTTATGCATTTTTAATGTATGACGCAGAGTGCGGTttcatatatgtttttatatttaagtggtCAAATACAATCAGTCAATCAGACATTACTGtaggttatcatgtatcccgGTCCAAAATGCCTGAACCATACCTCATCTTATCTAAGAAATTGTCCCTTTTTTCCTTAAACTTGTAATATTGTCAAAAGGAAATAAGCATGACGAAGTGAATCAATTCGGGCAAAAATATTCTGTGTGGACAAACCTCTGGGACACATAAGCAATTGTACGAGAGTCACAAAACCAGCACACGTTGCTACCAGGGAGATGcttcatctttatttttttttaaatgacagtgGTACAGACGACATGAAagcacagagagggagggagggggattGAAATCATCCAATACATGGATATTACATGGCGAGGGTTGAGGGGCAAGCAAGAGTACCAAATGGAGTAAAAGATATCGTATcaaaaatttcaatttttttctcatatatatatttatataggactAATAATTCTCTTTAACTATGCAAAGCAAGGAATGCCATTTTTCCCCCCCCCATTTTTCTTGAGCCTGGGCTTTCCCGAAGTAGAGCCAACATtattattctttaaaaaaaaaaaaaaaaagaaaggaaaaagactGGACTGGTATTTGGGGCTGGGCGGGGGCATTTAGAGACATCCTGGAGTCCTGTCCGATGTGGCGTTGAGTCTCAGTGTAGCGCGTTTGGGCATGTCCACGGGGGGTTGAATTTctctggtggtggtgggggggggggggtcatccTCAACGGGAGAAGGTCTTTCCACTGAAAAATCAAACAATAGAAACATTAGACGCCACACAAAGAACATTACACCCAACAGATTATCCTCTTCTCtagaacgaacacacacacacacacacacacacacacacacacacattaaatccTTTAGGAGAAACGAGATCCCACTTTGTTAACTTATTCAACTACATCTAAAAAAGTGATTCGGATATTTGTGGTATGATTTCTTGTAGCCAAACCCAGAATGCATGTGAAATGTTTCTCCCTCTTTGAGACTTAGGAAGAAGGCAGCTACGGCAGTTCCCTACTTATTAGAGTTTACACGTTGACCACAGAACAAAGACTCTCTGTGCTTTGACAGTATATATTTACCATTTTTTTCAGCGCTacaaggcttaaaaaaaaaaaaaaaaaaaaaaaaaaactgtctgtaCAACTGTTCTGAGTTTTTAGGGAACCGGagagctgtaaaaaaaaacattttctgcaaaAAAACAGTGGGGGCAAACACAGGCACacctcaaaaacacacagatacagaggaaaaagaaaaaggcagagATGGTGTATTTTGCTTTCAACTGCAAGAATCATTCAGGGAAAATAATTCAGAAACGCTACTGCAGCTCTTCATTTACCACCTTAACAGCGCAACAGGCATAGAGGAGGAGGCTTAAAACATTGTGACTAAGGATCCATACAATTAAATGAATCTGTTAAATTAAACTTGAGTATGAAACATCCTAAAACCTGATTGATGgcatccaaaaaaaaacaaaaaaaaacaccacaaacaGAATCACGGCGTTGTGTCTTAACAATTAGATGAGCAAAACCTAAATCTGAGTAATGGTGTAGAAAACGAGAGGTGGGTGTCGACTACTCACGACATGGTCTTCATCTCTTTCTTCTCGGCGTCGGGTCGAGCGCGGTTCAGCACCTTGAGGAATTCTGACGTCTTGGCCCTCATGCGTGTGTGAATGTAGGCCTGCGGGAGACAGGACGTCACGTGTGAGGAGATTCTCAAGGAAGTTTCGAAAGAGATAAtttaacaaaacacaaagatacacctgcaaatttttattttgtgaaaaataagGTGTCAACGTGTTGTGTCAGTATCCTTGACGCAGCGTGCCGGGCTGAGGCAATAGCTTAACAGTTGTTTTGACAGTGTATGAAACCACCCTGAACTGTCTAATCCATCAGTCTTGTCACCCACGCAGACACGCCGCTGTCTGAGGTAAAAAAACATCCAGACGCCATCCATTTGTGGGAATTTGTTAAATAGCACAGAAAAGCCTAACACATTCCTCTAATGAATGCCATCCAAAAAATGGCTTTGATTAGGGTTTTACAGTCCAGAAGAGTCCATTAGCGTGCATCCTTGTGTGTGTAGAGCGTACACAAACGCCCACACACATCCCTATAAACCTGTATGATCACTGAGGGCGGCAGAGCAGGATGCCATCAGCTAGGATTGTTTGATCTTACCTATGGCTGATGGAACATGCTGTTAAAGAGGAAACTGTTGGAGTTGTTTGTAGCCTGTGATTAAAGCAGACTTTCAGCTTGTAGTGTGACTTGACAGGTGCCTCCTAAATATGCATTTAGCTGCGGTTGAGCCTCAAACTTGGAATTCATGGTGTCACCTAAGGCCTTAAGCCTTAAAATATCACAACAATTGACTGATTATCTGTACAAACATaatgacgaaaaaaaaaaaaaaaaaatcttataacAAGCCTCTCTTACCAACTCCAGAACTCACTGAAAGTTTGGGTGGTTGCATCACAATTATAAAgccaagaaaaagaaagaaaaatactaCATTCATCTATAAGTCTTCATTTAAATATCAGAGAGTGGATTGTTCCGGTTACTTTAGAGTGTCATTAGGAGAGTCCTCAAACTATATTGATCCGTCTACATCTTTGTGCACTATTTTCCAAAGAGTCTCCAAGACAAAATTGATCTGACCTTacagaatatacagtacaggccaaaagtttggacacaccttctcattcaatgtgtttctttattgtcATGACTATTTTCGtaattttttgataactctgcaaacccttggtgatctctcaatgagcttcatgaggtagtcacctgaaatggttttcacttcacaggtgtgctttgtcagggttaattagtggaattgtttcccttattaataaaaaaagcaaagggtggctactttgaagaatctaaaatataagacatgttttcagttatttcacacttttttgttaagtacataattccatatgtgttcattcatagttttgatgccttcagtgagaatctacaatgtaaatagtcatgaaaataaaaaggaaacgcattgaatgagaaggtttgtccaaacttttggcctgtactgtacatttttaaatacttaACAAAAGGAAACTCCCAAGAACTTCTGGAGCATGTTTCAGATTTGTCGTTGGAACTGACCTTGGAGCACTTTATGTGGTAGTGCAGGTAGTCCCTGAAGGTGTGGATGAGGTTGATGGTGTTGTCTCTGGCATTGGCATTGGTGTGACGTGGGAACAAAactgaaagcatccaaacagtGTGTCAAATTAGTAAAATTGGTTAAATAATTACAGTAGTATAGCGTCAGCCAATACTTAACAGATACGGACCGAAAGTGATGTATCCAATGTTGTCCCCGACAGCGGCGTCTGTGTCCTTCAGCTCCAGTGGGGGCTCCCTGTGGCTGAAGAGCACCTGGGGGGCTGTGTGGCTGGCCCGCCGACCCTCTTTGAACTCCTACACAGAACAAGTAAGTGTACAGTAGGCGTTATTAACTTTAAGTTATATAGTAAAACACAAGATAGTCAATTACTTAACTACTAGACATACAATTACACAAAatttaagagtaaaaaaaaatgtttagcttAACAGCAAAGAAGGACATCTGGTGAGCTATGAAGATTAGCTTGTTAGCTACGTAGCTTATTTAGTTAGCTGCAGGCTGGTAGAGCTAATTTGATCTTAGAAGGTTAGCTAGGCTAAGTAGTTAATTGAAATATATTAGTACATAAATAAATAGGCTTTCAACTAACGGTGAGAGCGCTACACTACATCATATTAGCTACCTTCTTGCTCACGTTATTGCTTTCAATTCCATACAACATAATAATGGCACGTTCACGCAATGTCAGCCGAACAGGAAGAGCGGAAAAACTTGGGAGTGTTCACGCATTATTCAAGGTTATTCAACCCCCATTGTTAGCCTTTTGGTCACATGATAGAAATAGCCATTTTCATTGGGCTTTGTTCAAAAGAGAAACTAGATAAACATTTCCTTTTTACTTAAATGAATCGACCAAGTTAATACTGGGTTTTCATTCAATGTAACTGGCAGCCACATTGCCTCTGGCTTGTTGGCTGGCTTGCTTCAGTCTAGTTTGACCTCACTGAATTTCCTCAATATTATGTACACGTGGCCTCACACACCTGCATGAAAACTTTGCCGATGATGACGTCGTCGTCGTCTTTGAACACCGTGCTGAACACCACGGTCACTCGGTCTTTCTTGGCCTCCAGATACCTGAGAAGAAAGAACATGTCAGATGGGCGAaaaggttaaaaataaaaaataaatgagagCGTAATCCTGTGATGACTACAACATATTTCCCATACAGAAGAGCTACTACAGGGGCTACAGAATTTGTCAATTCAGAGGactgcaaatatttgttttggctGTGTAACATCATAGGTAGCGGCCTTTCCATTTTATTAGCCAACTAGGACCgtgaattatttaaaaagccACAACTCCCAAATAGTGAGTGTATTTATTTCACACTGTCACATCTCAGTTAAATATCTGAAATTTGCATTTCTAAAAGGTTACTCATTGCCTTCAAATGGGACACTTAGACTAGAGACACCAGCTCTTCCCTTCGGTTTTTAAGACATCTGTAACTAAACGTACATGGACTCATCGTCTCTGTAGTGGACCACGGCCCTCTTCTCGCCCTCTTTTCCCTCTTCCTGGAACTTGAAGTACTTTTCAAACACGGAGGCGAAGCAGTTCCTCTTGAGCATCCCCGCCTGGTGGACAACCTCATCTTTATTGGCTGGAAGCGCGTCCAGGTCGTAGAGGAGGGACACGTTGTAGCCTGGGAGGAAAACGAACACAAACGTACCGATTGTACAAAATCTACATCGAGTAGTGGCTCATTGTCAAATCACTTCTTTTAAAATTTcggttttcaataaaaaaaaattaaaaaaaagaagaagtgagCTACCACAAACTATCAAATACGGGAGAATATGTAGAAATGAGGAACAAAGGGTGGTGCAGCGATCCTAAAACTGATGCTAGCAGTCTAACAAGCAATCAGTAAATGGTGTTAGAACTTACCAGCCTCCGATGAAACGAGGAAATTCCCATAGACCCTCTTGAGCAGCTGCAATTAAAAATATGACTCTTATTTGCATCTTACTTTCAAATACAGAAGAAGTggaatatgtataaaaaaaagaagcaaaactaCCTAATATATTAGAACTTAAAAAGCTAAATCTTAGGTCACGggaaacaaaatgtaattaatacAGGAAAACAGGactaaaatcttttaaactgaaagATTATAAAACAGAAgattatgtatatttattttgcaAGACAAGGCTCTTAAAGTAGGCCCTGGTGCTGCTACTTGGACGATAGAATAGAGAAGGGGTCCCTAGAGTTAGGGAGATTGAAGATTAGTTGCTTTCTTGTGACTGAACTGGTACTCTCGAAGCCATTTTTTGATCTTCAAAGCTCAAAGAAActagcagaaatgtcaacaccaATAAAAAGCTGAGCAAGAAAACAAACTCAATGTACAACAAAGGACTTCTACTATTACAGGAAGGAGATGTGTAATTAAACATAATGGATACCTGTCGCGTTGTGGAATTCCGAGTGCGGTCGACTTAGCAGGAATATGCAAATCACACTCAGGTATGCCAATAATGTACCACCCAAGGTCAACAAAAGTGTGTAGTAGTACGCTATATTCTTCCTAAATTCGGTCGGAGCAGCGAAGCTAAATTTGTCAAACAAAAGGCTTAGGTAAGAATGTGTGAGAATAAACGAGACCTCCCTGCACCGTGACCGCTTTCTAAAATGAGACTTTTCACCGGCTGAATAACTGAACGGGACACTGCTGAACCATTCACTTATCCCTCTTTTCTCGAGCTTTAGGGAACAAGGAGGGTAGCCGCTGGATTGCAGCCAAGACGTGCATGCacagtggctgctgctgctactcgCAGTCAGCACTTCCTCGCCTGGGGTGAGTCACACAAACTCACTTCCTGTTTCTACCAGAAGCCTCGGCAGCAGCTCTTTCTTCCTTACATGGCAACAGAGCTCTTGTGGTAGAGGTGTGTGCATAGCATACATGACCTCACTCTGCTtttcatatgtatgtatgtatgtatgtatatatatgtgtatgtatgtatgtatatatatgtgtatgtatgtatgtatatatatgtgtatatatatatatgtgtatatatgtatgtatatatatgtgtatatatatgtgtatatatatatatatatatatatatgtgtgtgtatatatatatatatatatatatatatatatatatatatatatatatatatatatatatatatatatatatatatatatatatagtgtcaTTCAGCTCAAGATTGACACCAAAACCAGACACAAATCAAACTTATCAGCATTCTTGTCTTGAATTCATGAGTGCCAATGGTTTTATTGCTGCAGCAGTGCATGTTTGCACAGTGACTGTAGGTTTAAACAGCTCACCTGTGTTTGAAAAGGCAATTGTTGACCTCTGCAtgaccattttatttttcacagcAGAGGAACAGTGTGTGAGGAAAACCCCACTTTTAAACTCAAGTTTAAGACCTAAACGACAAGAACGTTTCAGCTCTACGAGAACGTCATTTCAGACATTTCTTTTTCCAGGACGACTTGCAGACACCGTGGTTTGTTTACACACGGTGTGTGAACCTGT
It includes:
- the arpc2 gene encoding actin-related protein 2/3 complex subunit 2, with the translated sequence MILLEINNRIIEETLSLKFDGASNGTKPEAVDVTFADFDGVLYHISNPNGDKTKVMVSISLKFYKELQEHGADELLKRVYGNFLVSSEAGYNVSLLYDLDALPANKDEVVHQAGMLKRNCFASVFEKYFKFQEEGKEGEKRAVVHYRDDESMYLEAKKDRVTVVFSTVFKDDDDVIIGKVFMQEFKEGRRASHTAPQVLFSHREPPLELKDTDAAVGDNIGYITFVLFPRHTNANARDNTINLIHTFRDYLHYHIKCSKAYIHTRMRAKTSEFLKVLNRARPDAEKKEMKTMSGKTFSR